ATTAGCTCTATAAAACCAGAAACAGAACGAAcacaaaagaacaaacaattaCTGCAACCGTCTGGAAAAAGTTGAGTTCATCAGATTGCAATGCATTCAAAAcacgaacaaacaaaaaggacCGGATCGAAGACGAACATGTAACACGCTGAGAATAACAAgttaacaaacaaacaaacaaacattcGACAAAAACAAGGTTCTCGTAATGGAATTCCACAATAATATAGCATCAGGAAGAGTGAAAAACCTCAGAACAAGTTAACAGAAATCAAAAAACGTTGAAATGCATAGATAAACTCCGAATCGCGAACGAGAAATTCGCCAACCACCAGAAAAAAGAAACGTGCAACTGTAAGAATCTGTGacgaaaaaagaagagaagtgGAAGAAGGATTACCAGAGAGCGATGAGCAAAtgacattttcctttttgtgcAGTGATATCCTGTTAAAACTTTAATGGAGTTTTAACAAATCCCAATGTCAGGATTCAGGAACGCGCGAAAGTTAATATACGCATCCTTGTTAACTTTCAGAAgcatcataaaatttaaatgcaaactcaatttaataaattaaggCGATTGTAGTTCAACTTCTATGATTTAAAACTCATGAtccatatttaaataaaaaacattatttaatttcaatatgaGAAGGATTAAGTCATATTCTAATATTATAGTGACATATTAGAAGTTTGAATTATTAGTACTCccctattttttataatatttaacgtcatttatttaaaataatgaattgaactataaacataaataaataaatttaaatttaaagataaaatttaccctttgatataaaattttataaacttcCATTCAACCGTTTGACCTCTTAATCGAATGTGTATTAActgattaaatttttgttaacaaatcaacaaaaatcgtcttatattaatactttttaatagCTAAAATATTCCCTCCGTTATCGTTCTTGCAACATTGAtacaaacatattttataaatctaatttttcttaaGCTCAAACATAGATGAAAAGTGAAGCTCAAACATAGATGAAAAGTGAGGATTTAAAAGCTTTAACTTTcgacaaaaaaatatgatatttgaaCTATATTTAACTCGGCCACATATACTTTTGCATAGTTGTATGACTCAATCACCTAAGTATAAGGTGTATTTGGCGTGCATATTGTTAATATAATGTCATTTCAAGTAAACTTGATTCAATCGTTATTAACATGATCATAGATGACCATGGCTCAATCCTTTGTTTCTTGAACATCAGCAACAACAATAACATTTCATGAACGCTTTTTCGAACTTCCAAACTCGTGGAATGGAAGCAATTAAACAGTTGCCATTGTAGACAATCCGGAGGACTCTATATTCCAGTTCTACAAATGATGAAAATCGTTTACCTTCTTTTGTTTCTAACTTACCTAAACTAACTTTCTTGTTGCTGAAACATTGGGTTTCTTAATTAAGAAATGATCACATCCAAATCGCAAACAGAGATGGAAGACCTACTTAACACCTTCACTGCAATCTCATGCTTTGTATCAAAGGCAAATTATGGAACCGAATGGTCAGCAAATGgcaaattcttttaatttaacgTGTAAATAGAAGAATTTAATCCTCaacttcaaattcaaaccaaacaaCCTACACATAGCTTCTGGTTTTTATATAGGAATTGGCCTATACATATCTTGAAAGGAATCCCACAATCAAGgactaaaaaaaactcaaacctaccgctactagatattgttcgttgttgcccattacatatctccgtcagcttcacggttttaaatcGCGTCTACTAGACTAGTTTCTAGGAGCCTACAAATTTTATCAAGCATTCTAGCAAAACTGACCACCACAAGGTGACTACAAGACTAGTTTCTAGGAGCCTACAAATTTTCTCTTCTAGGGTTTATTTCTGAAAAATGGGtctcaagtgttgaacaaaacTGTTTATGAAACCACCAAGATGTGTAGATAATGAAACCAAGCGTAAACAAGTTGTACAACATACAAATTCATGGGTTGAAGAAGATCATTGCGGTCCAGGAAAACTGCAATCAATTCCGGAGCTAGACAACTACTACAACAATTTCAGTTTAAGGGGCAAACCAAAAACAACCCAgaagattaaaagaaaaggctcATTAAACAATATCAAGGTCTTCAAAAAGAATGCAGGTGGTATCCTGTATCCTCCCAACCAAAACGgcacaaataaaacaaaacaggACTCACTACTGCTTCCCACTAAAGTTCAAAAAGTGCTGAAAataccgaaaaaaaaaaagaaaaatcaatctCACAATATTGCTTAGTAGAAGAAACCAAGCACTTTACCACCAACGTTCTTTCTTCGGGCCTCTTCGTGGTCCATGATTCCCGCAGAAGTTGTCAACACAATGAAACCAAACTGTAAACAGTCGAATATAATTGTCATAAAAGTTTGGATTAGGCAAAAACTAATAAATCGTAAGCATAATACTAATTAAATAAGCAGTCTCAGAGTAAGTAGAATACCTGTCTCGAGGGAAGCAACCGTGCAGTCCAACCTTCAATCTCCTTGACACCAATATCAAAACGAGGACTGATGACACCACATTTGTTGAGTCTCCCATTCAGTTCAACAACAATTTTCCCTGACCTATGATCGTCAACGTACTCAAACTCACCAATGTATCCTAAAACAACgaaatttagaacaaaataaagtcATGCAGGTTTAAGGTGCAAATAAAAAGAACTGGTGTGAACTTCTTGACATTTACCATGCTTTTGCATGACATTAAGAAACTTGATGATAACTTTAGAAGATGGCCTTATCATGACCTGGCGCTTCCCACGTTTCTCAGCATTATACATGCTTTTAAGAGCATCATTCAGAACACTCACGCGAACCATTGTTACTGCAAATATTAAAATCCCCAAAGTGAAATGCAAGAAAGACTATAAAATCACATTATCGTCCATGACAAACTATCAGGTGCCTCTCTAAGATCCGAAAAACATATATAACAACTAACAACAAACATACGAAAAACAAACTATCAGCCGCCTATATTTCTAATGAGTATCATTAAacataccaaaaaaaatgatataaaataaaacagcaAGCATCCAAGCAACCCTTACATCAgtaaagaaaggagaaaggcGCGTTGACTAGTGTCTATAACccgaaaacaaaaacaaaaaatacagAACAGTCATAAACTCGCAGAATTCGAACTTTAAAAGTGAAACAGCAAAAATTTCCCACTCTCTAGCGTATAAATCATGAAAAACAGAACACTTCCTGATTCAGTACCCTGACGATTaacatgaaaaaatatatatactagCAGATCAATCTTGGCGTATATAAAGCTACATTGATATGAATAAAGACTCTAAATACTTACGGCAATTGCAGAGGCGACTTCGAGAAGTCCGACGAGTAGGGGCGGGAACTAGGGCTTCTTTCCAGGGTTCAAGcggagagaagagagaaagcaGGAAACCCTAAcgtatttatagtaagtttaattaaatagatttGGTTTTCGGCTTCTTTCCGAACCGGGTCTCGTCAATTAGGCCCGAGCGTCGAACGTGTATATCTTCAAATTATGGGCCCAGGCCCAGGCCCATATCTCGTCCcgaatttatttgaatataattttcggtattttatttttaaattttggaaaaatataaattggaggcaaattaaaaaaaattccccAAAAAAGTATATGATTTATTACCATAAATGATGCATAAATTATAAGgtattttccaaaattatttattttttccaaagGAAAAtcggatagttttcactcacTAGCAACACGTAGTGGGACCCAAACAATACCGACCGCTACTATTATGTGGAGCCAAATAATTGGTGGAATGTTCGGTTTTTTAGCCGTCTGGGTGATATTATCAATCGCCCCCACCCCAGG
This genomic window from Cucurbita pepo subsp. pepo cultivar mu-cu-16 chromosome LG01, ASM280686v2, whole genome shotgun sequence contains:
- the LOC111796349 gene encoding 40S ribosomal protein S15a-1 → MVRVSVLNDALKSMYNAEKRGKRQVMIRPSSKVIIKFLNVMQKHGYIGEFEYVDDHRSGKIVVELNGRLNKCGVISPRFDIGVKEIEGWTARLLPSRQFGFIVLTTSAGIMDHEEARRKNVGGKVLGFFY